A genomic stretch from Candidatus Hydrogenisulfobacillus filiaventi includes:
- a CDS encoding DNA-binding transcriptional regulator, LysR family has translation MIQNLRTFVRVVEAGSLTRAAGDLHLSQPAVTKQLQALEAEFGSRLLVREHHRVRPTLGGEALYRYARRLLALYDQARAAVAELEEPGRGEVAVGAVSTVALYTLPPVLLDFSRRYPQVRLHVRIGDIAETVQLVRRGEVGLALVTVPVEQAGLLSVPLFDDPVRLVAAPARARHLPRPLEAAALSELEFISYQTPSRFRSFVDGMLEQRGIIPAVRMEFNSHEAVKGMVKAGLGVAMVPESVVREDLARGELVALEVQGLPPLVRTTSLLLPREGEPARLVAALAETVLEHFGVRARLPWAGGGEG, from the coding sequence GGCCGGCAGCCTGACCCGGGCGGCCGGTGACCTGCACCTCTCGCAGCCGGCGGTCACCAAGCAGCTGCAGGCCCTGGAGGCGGAATTTGGGTCCCGGCTGCTGGTGCGGGAGCACCACCGGGTACGCCCAACCCTCGGCGGGGAGGCGCTCTACCGCTACGCCCGCCGGCTGCTCGCCCTCTACGACCAGGCCCGGGCGGCGGTTGCCGAACTGGAGGAGCCCGGGCGGGGGGAGGTGGCGGTGGGGGCGGTCAGCACCGTGGCCCTCTACACCCTGCCCCCGGTGCTGCTGGACTTTAGCCGGCGCTATCCGCAGGTACGCCTGCATGTCCGCATCGGCGACATCGCGGAAACGGTGCAGCTGGTGCGGCGGGGGGAGGTGGGCCTGGCCCTGGTCACGGTGCCGGTGGAGCAGGCGGGCCTCCTCTCCGTTCCCCTGTTTGACGACCCGGTGCGCCTGGTGGCGGCGCCGGCGCGGGCCCGGCATCTGCCCCGCCCGCTGGAGGCCGCGGCGCTGTCGGAGCTGGAGTTCATCTCCTATCAGACGCCGAGCCGGTTCCGCAGCTTTGTGGACGGCATGCTGGAACAGCGCGGCATCATCCCGGCCGTGCGCATGGAGTTCAACAGCCACGAGGCGGTGAAGGGGATGGTGAAAGCGGGGCTGGGGGTGGCGATGGTGCCGGAGTCGGTGGTGCGGGAGGACCTGGCCCGCGGGGAGCTGGTGGCCCTCGAGGTGCAGGGGCTGCCGCCTCTGGTCCGCACCACCTCCCTGCTGCTGCCCCGGGAGGGGGAGCCGGCCCGCTTGGTGGCAGCCCTGGCGGAGACGGTGCTGGAGCATTTCGGCGTGCGGGCACGGCTTCCCTGGGCCGGCGGCGGGGAGGGCTAG
- a CDS encoding putative Thioesterase (Evidence 3 : Putative function from multiple computational evidences): MGLTPPRLPAGLRGRLERTVTAAMSAVAAGNPTPAHVLATPVLLDLWEQAAAEAALPYVPPGYLIVGVHMEIWHLRPTPIGLQVEVTATLEAQDGWRLEWGLEARDRELVARGRLTQQLVDGDRFLAAARAKLAPPPG, from the coding sequence ATGGGCCTGACCCCGCCCCGCCTGCCGGCCGGCCTCCGCGGCCGCCTGGAGCGGACCGTGACCGCGGCCATGAGTGCGGTAGCGGCCGGCAATCCCACCCCCGCCCACGTGCTGGCCACGCCCGTGCTGCTCGACCTCTGGGAGCAGGCAGCGGCGGAGGCGGCCCTGCCCTACGTGCCCCCCGGCTACCTCATCGTCGGGGTGCACATGGAGATCTGGCACCTGCGCCCAACCCCCATCGGCCTGCAGGTGGAAGTCACCGCCACCCTGGAGGCTCAGGACGGCTGGCGGCTAGAATGGGGGCTGGAGGCCCGGGACCGGGAGCTGGTTGCCCGCGGGCGGCTCACCCAGCAGCTGGTGGACGGGGACCGCTTCCTGGCGGCCGCCCGCGCCAAGCTGGCCCCGCCCCCCGGCTAG
- a CDS encoding conserved protein of unknown function (Evidence 4 : Unknown function but conserved in other organisms), whose product MYAFPGFEPADFAVFSVPGFHDRMSALRMRIRPKLMVLGDDMAPELSAIIGHEMIPHVASHARRRVNPPEDTWVSFSRSPRGYKRYAHFEVGLSRRGVFVRFVLKPEGVDDKPRLLELLARRGRAVFADLHDPDPIFWFRSDHGDEPYPISRIDESAFARILEATRLKTRGFTVGVEIPGQNPLVASPALVERSLAICRHLAPLYWGTVGREPEAASWA is encoded by the coding sequence ATGTATGCCTTTCCCGGCTTCGAGCCGGCCGATTTTGCTGTTTTTTCCGTTCCCGGTTTCCATGACCGCATGAGCGCCCTGCGCATGCGCATCCGCCCGAAGCTGATGGTGCTGGGTGACGACATGGCACCGGAGCTGAGCGCCATCATCGGCCATGAGATGATCCCCCACGTGGCCAGCCACGCACGCCGGCGCGTCAATCCCCCGGAGGACACCTGGGTCTCCTTCTCCCGTTCCCCCCGGGGCTACAAGCGGTATGCCCACTTCGAGGTGGGCCTCAGCCGGCGGGGTGTCTTCGTGCGCTTCGTCCTGAAGCCGGAAGGGGTGGACGACAAGCCCCGCCTACTGGAACTCCTCGCCCGCCGCGGGCGGGCGGTCTTCGCCGACCTCCACGACCCCGACCCGATCTTCTGGTTCCGTTCTGACCACGGGGATGAGCCCTATCCCATCAGCCGCATCGACGAATCCGCCTTCGCCCGCATTCTCGAGGCCACCCGCCTCAAGACGCGGGGCTTCACGGTGGGGGTGGAGATTCCCGGCCAGAATCCCCTGGTGGCCTCCCCCGCCCTGGTCGAGCGCAGCCTGGCGATCTGCCGCCATTTGGCCCCCCTCTATTGGGGCACCGTGGGCCGGGAACCGGAGGCCGCCTCATGGGCCTGA
- a CDS encoding conserved protein of unknown function (Evidence 4 : Unknown function but conserved in other organisms): MQEAAEGSAGMLRRRWRERQRQRYSPALAAALAALGDEAGDCWLVRLRRPPAPVTAVIRSWLGEVAAGWVVAPAAGWDYAAGGDREFLAYPEALEADPLALLGLAFVWAGTDAARWCRLIPRLGPLVGPAVLAGAPAAQAGAVLAAWAGRYPQAEVPPGVRQAWAAAGGGEVFAACAWPAWPDTGAERAMLEAGLVPHGADGQPPPDPLPVLAASAGLAPAQRVETLGLVAKALESWELGRRWAAARAAEEAGRHGLE; encoded by the coding sequence ATGCAGGAGGCGGCGGAAGGCAGCGCCGGCATGCTCCGGCGGCGCTGGCGGGAACGCCAGCGCCAGCGCTACAGTCCGGCGCTAGCAGCGGCGCTGGCCGCGCTGGGGGACGAGGCCGGCGACTGCTGGCTGGTGCGGCTGCGGCGGCCGCCGGCGCCGGTGACGGCGGTTATCCGCAGCTGGCTGGGGGAGGTCGCCGCCGGCTGGGTGGTAGCGCCGGCAGCCGGATGGGACTACGCCGCCGGGGGGGACCGGGAGTTCCTGGCCTACCCGGAGGCGCTGGAGGCCGACCCGTTGGCCCTCCTGGGGCTGGCGTTCGTGTGGGCCGGTACGGACGCGGCCCGCTGGTGCCGGCTGATTCCCCGCCTGGGGCCGCTGGTGGGCCCTGCGGTCCTGGCCGGGGCCCCGGCCGCGCAGGCGGGCGCGGTGCTGGCCGCCTGGGCCGGGCGGTACCCGCAGGCGGAGGTGCCGCCGGGCGTCCGGCAGGCCTGGGCGGCCGCCGGCGGCGGGGAGGTGTTCGCTGCCTGTGCCTGGCCGGCCTGGCCCGACACCGGCGCGGAGCGGGCCATGCTGGAAGCGGGGCTGGTGCCGCACGGGGCGGACGGGCAGCCGCCCCCCGATCCCTTGCCGGTGCTGGCCGCCTCCGCCGGACTGGCGCCCGCACAGCGGGTGGAAACCCTGGGGCTGGTGGCCAAGGCGCTGGAAAGCTGGGAGCTCGGGCGGCGGTGGGCGGCGGCCCGGGCGGCAGAGGAGGCGGGCCGGCATGGTCTTGAGTGA
- the dcd gene encoding dCTP deaminase, giving the protein MVLSEAVLRDRLNAPLDHRLVITPLLDPGQIRGSSVDVRLGTEFILLKRSARAPIDPRGLPLEGGEESWADYQERVSVPVGERMILHPNQLVLGATLEFLGVPRDWMAYVIGRSSWGRLGLIVATAIMVSPGYRGSLTLELANLADTPIYLYPGTRVAQLVFHSLEEPAAAYGAGGKYTGPVGPEFSKLGEDRDWAVIRALAPRP; this is encoded by the coding sequence ATGGTCTTGAGTGAAGCGGTGCTGCGGGATCGGCTTAACGCCCCCCTGGATCACCGGCTGGTCATTACCCCCCTGCTGGACCCCGGGCAGATCCGGGGCAGTTCGGTGGATGTGCGCCTAGGTACCGAGTTCATCCTGCTCAAGCGTTCGGCGCGGGCGCCGATCGATCCCCGCGGGCTGCCGCTGGAGGGCGGGGAGGAGAGCTGGGCCGATTACCAGGAACGGGTATCGGTGCCGGTAGGGGAGCGGATGATCCTGCACCCCAATCAGCTGGTGCTGGGCGCGACCCTGGAGTTCTTGGGGGTGCCCCGCGATTGGATGGCGTACGTGATCGGGCGCTCCTCCTGGGGCCGGTTGGGCCTTATCGTGGCCACCGCCATCATGGTGTCGCCCGGATACCGGGGCAGCCTTACCCTCGAGCTGGCCAACCTGGCCGACACCCCTATCTACCTGTATCCCGGCACCCGCGTGGCCCAGCTGGTCTTCCACAGTCTGGAGGAACCGGCGGCGGCTTACGGGGCCGGCGGCAAGTACACGGGGCCGGTCGGGCCCGAGTTCTCCAAGCTGGGGGAGGACCGGGACTGGGCGGTCATCCGGGCCCTGGCCCCGCGGCCGTGA
- a CDS encoding conserved membrane protein of unknown function (Evidence 4 : Unknown function but conserved in other organisms), translating to MSRRDLGLLLLLTAAAAVLAAWTRPVDVREYAAYSRALLHPPWGWQWPREYPPVADAVFLLPRLLPLPYASAFVLAAVLALTGYWLVIPAPERGRFFLYAVLGSLSTLAARYDLAPALLTWVGVGAAARGRYRTAWAALVLGAALKLFPLALFPLLALQERRQAGRRAWGHLGAAMALTGLLLAFPLLWHPHDAGAAAWIRWLLRRPPQVGSAAAVLTALAGGRARFAFGAVAIIGPAWPALLPLALGLGLWGRAAWRLRRGTLAWEAAATAALSALLLASKVFSPQYLIWLLPLWARQPLRPWRVGVALITGLGWPWLYLPAVARMLHSPWLPVVGLLLPLNALRAVLLLPDAWGAEPAAAGARSLRAPGGVPLP from the coding sequence GTGAGCCGCCGCGACCTCGGCCTGCTCCTGCTGCTGACCGCTGCGGCCGCCGTGCTGGCCGCCTGGACCCGGCCGGTGGATGTGCGTGAATACGCCGCCTACAGCCGGGCCCTGCTCCATCCCCCCTGGGGATGGCAATGGCCGCGGGAATACCCGCCCGTGGCCGACGCCGTCTTCCTGCTGCCCCGGCTGCTGCCGCTCCCCTACGCGTCCGCCTTTGTCCTGGCTGCAGTGCTGGCGCTTACCGGCTACTGGCTGGTCATCCCCGCCCCGGAGCGGGGCCGGTTCTTCCTGTATGCCGTCCTGGGGTCCCTGTCCACCCTGGCTGCCCGCTACGACCTTGCCCCGGCCCTGCTCACCTGGGTCGGGGTGGGGGCTGCCGCCCGGGGCCGCTACCGGACCGCCTGGGCTGCCCTCGTGCTGGGGGCGGCCCTCAAGCTGTTCCCGCTGGCCTTGTTCCCCCTGCTGGCCCTGCAGGAGCGGCGGCAGGCGGGGCGCCGGGCCTGGGGGCATCTGGGGGCGGCCATGGCGCTCACCGGCCTCCTGCTGGCCTTTCCCCTGCTCTGGCATCCGCACGATGCCGGGGCAGCGGCCTGGATCCGCTGGTTGCTCCGCCGCCCCCCGCAGGTGGGCTCGGCCGCGGCGGTGCTGACCGCCCTGGCTGGGGGCCGGGCCCGCTTCGCCTTCGGGGCGGTGGCCATCATCGGGCCGGCCTGGCCGGCGCTGCTGCCGCTGGCCCTGGGGCTGGGGCTGTGGGGGCGGGCGGCCTGGCGCCTGAGGCGCGGGACCCTGGCCTGGGAAGCCGCCGCCACGGCTGCCCTGAGCGCCCTGCTCCTGGCCAGTAAGGTCTTTTCCCCGCAGTACCTGATCTGGCTGTTGCCGCTCTGGGCCCGGCAGCCCCTCCGGCCCTGGCGGGTGGGGGTGGCGCTCATCACCGGCCTCGGCTGGCCCTGGCTGTACCTGCCGGCGGTGGCCCGGATGCTGCACAGCCCCTGGCTGCCGGTGGTGGGCCTGCTGTTGCCCCTGAACGCTCTCCGCGCCGTGCTGCTGCTGCCCGACGCCTGGGGGGCGGAGCCGGCCGCGGCCGGGGCCCGGAGCCTCAGGGCTCCGGGCGGTGTACCTCTTCCATGA
- a CDS encoding Thiamine_BP domain-containing protein, translating to MAVVEVQVWPVGTDHASVSSYIARCYRLAEQAPGVAAQLTPTATILEGDLDRVWEVVRQMHAAPFEQGADRVVTTVTIDDRQDKAESMEAMVSAVMEEVHRPEP from the coding sequence ATGGCTGTGGTCGAAGTGCAGGTGTGGCCGGTAGGCACCGACCATGCCAGCGTGTCGAGCTATATCGCCCGTTGCTACCGCCTGGCCGAACAGGCGCCGGGGGTGGCTGCCCAGCTCACCCCCACCGCCACCATCCTGGAAGGGGACCTGGACCGCGTATGGGAGGTGGTGCGGCAGATGCATGCCGCCCCCTTCGAGCAGGGTGCCGACCGGGTGGTAACCACCGTCACCATCGACGACCGCCAGGACAAGGCGGAATCGATGGAGGCCATGGTGAGCGCGGTCATGGAAGAGGTACACCGCCCGGAGCCCTGA
- the panD gene encoding Aspartate 1-decarboxylase, which produces MQRQMLKSKIHRATVTEANLHYQGSLTLGYALAEAADILPYEFVHITNIANGAHWVTYVIRDDEHPDTVCLNGSAARHFHPGDLVIIMAYAYLSDDELPGLYPRVVFVDGKNRLTETLKGETPFTR; this is translated from the coding sequence ATGCAGCGCCAGATGCTGAAGTCCAAGATTCATCGCGCCACGGTTACGGAGGCCAACCTGCACTATCAGGGCAGCCTCACCCTGGGCTACGCCCTGGCGGAGGCGGCCGACATCCTGCCCTACGAGTTCGTGCACATCACCAACATCGCCAACGGCGCCCACTGGGTCACCTACGTCATCCGCGATGACGAGCACCCGGATACCGTCTGCCTGAACGGCTCCGCCGCCCGCCATTTCCACCCCGGGGACCTGGTCATCATCATGGCCTATGCCTACCTGTCCGACGACGAGCTGCCGGGGCTCTACCCCCGGGTGGTGTTCGTGGACGGGAAAAACCGGCTCACCGAAACCCTGAAGGGGGAGACCCCCTTCACCCGCTGA
- a CDS encoding protein of unknown function (Evidence 5 : Unknown function), which translates to MEGEQGRPPPVREHSRPQPVVVTDLNQAWRQELWYLDTLVACLSAASAACWPAPPPRGGAAWTRRSGRWRGWRACP; encoded by the coding sequence ATGGAGGGGGAACAGGGGAGACCACCGCCGGTGCGTGAACATTCGCGGCCGCAGCCGGTGGTGGTGACCGACCTCAACCAGGCCTGGCGCCAGGAGCTCTGGTATCTGGACACCCTGGTGGCCTGCCTTTCCGCGGCGTCCGCCGCCTGCTGGCCCGCACCGCCGCCCCGTGGGGGCGCAGCCTGGACGAGGCGGTCTGGGCGCTGGAGGGGCTGGCGCGCCTGCCCGTGA
- a CDS encoding MFS transporter has product MTSSWAGLTPDTRRLALSLGLWGLGAGLYAVIWPLYVGRLGGNALVLGLLSTVSGVATALSMIPGGRWSDRVDRRRLLLWGWALGVPAPFLYAWAPRWPYLLPGLVLYFGSSFSTPALQAVLVEEVPAERLAGVYNLVMAVFGLGLVAGPALGTYLAARWGDRPVFLLAGGLYAAATAVLGGLRPHPPRPGRRRRSWTPRGRPRLFQWTLFAAGLAVVQGLAFPFVVPYLKQVGRLPTETLGILGSAGVLAGTLAAPVWGRVGQRRGLPATLGRGMLLVTAGWILFLWHPDRLDVVLAATLLRGVGEAARGLAGVAVGRTVRAEEAGTAFGLFNFATELAGAFAPLLGGLLYDRWPVLPFALAALATGMLGWWLVEGLPGRPWRPPGLEV; this is encoded by the coding sequence GTGACCAGCAGCTGGGCAGGGTTGACCCCGGATACGCGGCGCCTGGCGCTGTCGCTGGGGCTGTGGGGGCTGGGCGCCGGGCTTTATGCCGTCATCTGGCCGCTGTATGTGGGCCGCCTGGGCGGCAATGCCCTGGTGCTGGGCCTGCTGTCCACCGTATCCGGGGTGGCCACCGCCCTGTCCATGATCCCCGGCGGGCGCTGGTCGGACCGGGTAGACCGGCGGCGCCTGCTGCTCTGGGGATGGGCGCTGGGGGTGCCGGCGCCCTTCCTGTACGCCTGGGCCCCGCGGTGGCCGTACCTGCTGCCCGGCCTGGTGCTCTATTTCGGCTCCTCCTTCAGCACCCCCGCCCTGCAGGCGGTGCTGGTGGAGGAGGTGCCGGCCGAACGCCTGGCCGGGGTGTACAACCTGGTGATGGCGGTCTTCGGGCTAGGGCTGGTGGCGGGGCCGGCCCTCGGCACCTATCTGGCGGCCCGGTGGGGGGACCGGCCGGTGTTCCTCCTGGCCGGCGGGCTCTATGCGGCTGCCACCGCGGTGCTGGGAGGCCTGCGCCCTCATCCCCCCCGTCCCGGCCGGCGACGCCGGTCCTGGACCCCCCGGGGACGGCCGCGCTTGTTCCAATGGACGTTGTTCGCGGCCGGGCTGGCGGTGGTGCAGGGACTGGCCTTTCCGTTTGTGGTCCCTTATCTGAAACAGGTGGGCCGGTTGCCGACTGAGACCCTGGGCATCCTGGGCTCAGCTGGGGTGTTGGCGGGGACACTGGCGGCGCCGGTCTGGGGGCGGGTGGGCCAGCGGCGGGGACTGCCCGCCACCCTGGGCCGGGGCATGCTGCTGGTCACCGCGGGCTGGATCCTGTTCCTCTGGCACCCTGACCGGCTGGACGTGGTCCTGGCCGCCACCCTGCTGCGCGGGGTGGGGGAGGCGGCGCGCGGCCTGGCCGGGGTGGCGGTCGGCCGCACGGTGCGGGCCGAAGAGGCCGGCACCGCCTTCGGGCTCTTCAATTTCGCCACCGAATTGGCGGGGGCGTTTGCACCCCTGCTGGGCGGCCTGCTCTACGACCGCTGGCCGGTGCTGCCCTTCGCCCTGGCGGCACTGGCCACCGGCATGTTGGGCTGGTGGCTGGTGGAGGGCCTGCCGGGGCGCCCGTGGCGCCCGCCGGGACTGGAGGTCTAG
- a CDS encoding conserved membrane protein of unknown function (Evidence 4 : Unknown function but conserved in other organisms), translating into MAAIWLLLGAVPVVELAATLLLARWAGWPFTLLWTAGSTAVGIGFGWWGTRHWLRTVRAEWRAEGFPIHRLGEGLVAALALLLVVTPGPLTGVAGLVLSVPAVRSRAGARLARWAGRRLAARLWPPRL; encoded by the coding sequence ATGGCCGCGATCTGGCTGCTGCTGGGGGCGGTGCCGGTGGTGGAGCTGGCCGCCACCCTGCTGCTGGCCCGCTGGGCGGGCTGGCCCTTCACCCTGCTGTGGACCGCGGGTTCGACCGCGGTCGGCATCGGTTTCGGCTGGTGGGGGACCCGGCACTGGCTGCGCACGGTGCGGGCGGAGTGGCGCGCGGAAGGCTTCCCTATCCATCGCCTCGGGGAGGGGCTGGTGGCGGCCCTGGCGCTGCTGCTGGTGGTCACCCCCGGTCCCCTGACCGGGGTGGCGGGCCTGGTCCTGAGCGTTCCTGCCGTCCGCTCCCGGGCCGGGGCCCGCCTGGCCCGCTGGGCGGGCCGCCGCCTGGCCGCCCGCCTGTGGCCGCCCCGGCTATAG
- a CDS encoding putative Glyoxylate reductase (Evidence 3 : Putative function from multiple computational evidences), with protein MAPVVLSFLSSGWVDRLGLEDPDDLEVLHWSRPEPVPPALAAAADAFLVGRTPVGAALLEKAPRLRFVQTVGSGHEQVDLAAALARGVTVAHNPGHNAQAVAEHLILSALYLLRRMGEAHHAVLEGRFQERETLVGPGLRDLSGLQWGIVGLGHIGRALAGLAAPFGVRLLYYQRHRDLAAEARLGLRYLPLTELLAQADVVSVALPSTPETRGLFDDRLFVRMRSGAVFLNVGRGDVVDSAALRRALINGPLYGAALDVFDQEPPDPGHPLLTLPPEVRRRVLYSPHIAGVTAQAYRAMVEAAWANIRRFFQGLPVLNVLSAADL; from the coding sequence ATGGCACCGGTGGTCCTGTCGTTCCTGTCCTCCGGCTGGGTGGACCGTCTGGGTCTCGAGGACCCGGACGACCTCGAGGTGTTGCACTGGAGCCGGCCGGAACCCGTCCCCCCCGCGCTGGCGGCGGCGGCGGACGCCTTCCTGGTCGGGCGCACGCCGGTCGGCGCCGCCCTGCTGGAAAAGGCGCCCCGTTTGCGGTTCGTGCAAACGGTTGGCTCGGGTCACGAACAGGTGGACCTGGCGGCGGCGCTGGCGCGGGGGGTCACGGTAGCCCACAACCCGGGCCACAACGCCCAGGCGGTGGCCGAGCACCTGATCCTGAGCGCGCTCTACCTTCTGCGCCGCATGGGGGAGGCCCATCACGCGGTCCTGGAGGGGCGATTTCAGGAACGGGAGACCCTGGTGGGCCCGGGACTGCGGGACCTGAGCGGGCTGCAGTGGGGGATTGTGGGCCTGGGCCACATCGGCCGGGCCCTGGCCGGGCTGGCAGCCCCCTTCGGGGTCCGCCTCCTCTACTACCAACGGCACCGGGACCTGGCGGCGGAAGCCCGCCTGGGCCTCCGCTACCTGCCGTTGACCGAACTGCTGGCCCAGGCGGATGTGGTCTCGGTGGCCCTGCCGTCCACCCCGGAGACGCGGGGCCTGTTTGACGACCGCCTTTTCGTCCGCATGCGGTCCGGCGCCGTCTTCCTGAATGTGGGCCGGGGGGACGTGGTCGACTCCGCCGCCCTGCGGCGCGCGCTGATCAACGGGCCCTTGTACGGGGCCGCCCTGGATGTGTTCGACCAGGAGCCGCCGGACCCCGGCCACCCGCTCCTCACCCTCCCGCCGGAGGTGCGCAGGCGGGTGTTGTATTCCCCCCACATTGCCGGGGTCACCGCCCAGGCCTACCGGGCCATGGTGGAGGCGGCCTGGGCGAACATCCGCCGCTTTTTCCAGGGCCTTCCGGTTCTCAACGTGCTCTCGGCTGCCGACCTATAG
- a CDS encoding conserved protein of unknown function (Evidence 4 : Unknown function but conserved in other organisms), with translation MPVLSKSLAFFEGATVEVSVPIFSQPEARKRGRRTRQDALLPDGTPRPSRRELLAYILDHVLYQLDPSVGGPIFCKHIVKPNIERNRESMYHIVLGPVEWSGVWEIVGNRRMLDVRAVSVPGQRHWVPQIILSPGNYVGVDNLNGIELSREALREAMIARGFVDAETFDRFAAPSLAGRYRAIADAVPGIWM, from the coding sequence ATGCCGGTGTTGTCGAAATCCCTGGCCTTTTTCGAAGGGGCGACGGTGGAGGTTTCGGTCCCGATTTTTTCCCAGCCTGAGGCCCGCAAACGGGGGCGGCGGACCCGGCAGGATGCCCTGCTGCCCGACGGGACGCCCCGCCCGAGCCGGCGGGAGCTCCTGGCCTACATCCTGGACCATGTGCTGTACCAGCTGGACCCGTCGGTGGGCGGCCCCATCTTCTGCAAGCACATCGTGAAGCCCAACATCGAGCGGAACCGTGAAAGCATGTACCACATCGTGCTGGGGCCGGTGGAATGGTCAGGGGTGTGGGAAATCGTGGGCAACCGGCGCATGCTGGACGTGCGCGCGGTGAGCGTGCCCGGGCAGCGCCACTGGGTGCCGCAGATCATCCTCTCCCCGGGCAACTACGTGGGGGTGGACAATCTGAACGGCATCGAGCTGTCGCGGGAGGCGCTGCGGGAGGCGATGATCGCCCGCGGCTTCGTGGATGCCGAAACCTTTGACCGGTTTGCGGCCCCCTCCCTGGCCGGACGCTACCGGGCGATCGCAGACGCGGTCCCTGGGATCTGGATGTAA
- a CDS encoding Flagellar motor rotation protein MotA, translated as MRLDVTSIGGIIFGVLALVGGFVLEGGRAGALLQGTAALIVFGGTIGATTVSFSVRELKLVPSMVRMALTRNDYDPVALIDRLTHYTDVARKQQPLALEPEIARTPDPFLAKGLQLIVDNSDPDLMRQMLETDLYARYNELQIGASIFEQAGGYAPTMGIVGTVMGLVHVLGELSGSPDQLAAAIGLAFIATFYGVSSANLLWLPMGHNLQVKAKQELLARQISLEGLLAIQQGMPPSILKERLLSFIRPSGAPNSGPGAQAEVAAAVPPEEG; from the coding sequence ATGCGTCTGGATGTCACATCCATCGGCGGGATCATCTTCGGGGTGCTGGCGCTGGTGGGCGGTTTTGTGCTGGAGGGCGGCCGGGCGGGGGCGCTGTTGCAGGGCACGGCGGCCCTGATTGTCTTCGGGGGGACCATCGGGGCCACCACCGTCTCCTTCTCGGTGCGGGAGCTCAAGCTGGTGCCGTCCATGGTGCGCATGGCGCTGACCCGCAACGATTACGACCCGGTGGCCCTGATCGACCGCCTGACCCATTACACCGACGTTGCCCGCAAGCAGCAGCCGCTGGCCCTGGAGCCGGAGATCGCGCGCACCCCGGATCCCTTCTTGGCCAAGGGGCTGCAGCTGATCGTGGACAACTCGGACCCGGACCTCATGCGCCAGATGCTGGAGACCGACCTCTACGCCCGTTACAACGAGCTCCAGATCGGGGCCAGCATCTTCGAGCAGGCGGGGGGTTACGCCCCCACCATGGGCATCGTGGGGACGGTGATGGGGCTGGTGCACGTGCTGGGGGAGCTGAGCGGCAGCCCGGACCAGCTGGCCGCCGCCATTGGGCTGGCCTTCATCGCCACCTTTTACGGGGTCTCCAGCGCCAACCTGCTGTGGCTGCCCATGGGCCACAACCTGCAGGTGAAGGCCAAACAGGAGCTGCTGGCCCGGCAGATTTCCCTGGAGGGCCTGCTGGCCATCCAGCAGGGCATGCCGCCCTCCATCCTCAAGGAGCGGCTTTTGAGCTTCATCCGGCCGTCCGGTGCGCCCAACAGCGGGCCGGGCGCCCAGGCCGAGGTCGCGGCGGCGGTGCCCCCGGAGGAGGGGTAG